A region from the Medicago truncatula cultivar Jemalong A17 chromosome 6, MtrunA17r5.0-ANR, whole genome shotgun sequence genome encodes:
- the LOC120576053 gene encoding uncharacterized protein has product MPKSTFDQLAYSEAPLRLSKVTVRAFDGTRRSVYGEVDLPISVGPHEFQVTFQVMEIQASFSCLLGRPWIHDAGAVTSTLHQKLKFVSCGKLITVSGESAFLISNLSAFSVIGGSGSDGPSFQGFSAEESVGKIETCMASLKDARRVIQEGKTEGWGQLVELPENKRKEGIGFLNSKPGMFDPTRGSFHSAGFIHDSPETNAILDDAPGGVTPVFVTPGGACCNWIAVDIPSVTPRSKLNISESVEHSDPMLPPNFEVPVYEAVAEEDEEIPNEIKWMLEQERKTIQPHKEEIEIINLGTEEDKKEIKIGALLDVSVKKRVIELIREYVDIFAWSYKDMPGLDPDVVEHRLPLKPECPPIDAGFLVTSEYPQWLANIVPVPKKDGKVRMCVDYRDLNKASPKDNFPLPHIDVLVDNTAKCKVFSFMDGFSGYNQIRMAPEDREKTSFITPWGAFCYVVMPFGLINAGATYQRGFIVSQKGIEVDPDKVRAIREMPVPKTEKQVRGFLGRLNYISRFISHMTATCGPIFKLLRKDQGVEWNDDCQKAFDQIKEYLLEPPILVPPVDGRPLIMYLTVLEDSMGCVLGQQDETGKKEHAIYYLSKKMDPIKYIFEKPALTGRIARWQMLLSEYDIEYRTQKAIKGSILAEHLAHQPIEDYQPIKFDFPDEEVMYLKAKDCDEPVFGEGPDPESEWGLIFDGAVNVYGSGIGAVLITPKGTHIPFTARLRFDCTNNIAEYEACIMGIEEAIDLRIKKIVIYGDSALVINQIKGEWETRHPGLIPYRDYARRLLTFFNKVELHHVPRDENQMADALATLSSMINVNGHNTVPVINVQFLDRPAYVFVAEAIDDDKPWYHDIQVFLQTQKYPPGAPNKDKKTLRKLSSRFFLNEDVLYKRNFDGVLLRCVDKHEAEKLMCEIHEGSFGTHSCGHAMAKKILRAGYYWITMHADCYNHAKRCHKCQIYADKIHIPPSMLNVISSPWPFSMWGIDMIGRIEPKASNGHRFILVAIDYFTKIITDNGTNLNNNMMKELCDDFKIQHHNSSPYRPQMNGAVEAANKSIKKIIQKMVVTYKDWHEMLPYALYGYRTSVRTSTGATPFSLVYGMEAVLPVEVEIPSLRVLMEADLSEAEWCQSSAFFFGWILCICAYCNSVLHRVTALGSGSFLDLRAPVYLDF; this is encoded by the exons atgcccaagtcaacttTCGACCAATTGGCGTACTCCGAGGCTCCTTTGAGACTTAGCAAGGTGACGGTGAGGGCCTTCGATGGGACTAGGAGATCGGTGTATGGTGAGGTAGATTTGCCAATTTCGGTCGGCCCACATGAATTTCAGGTTACTTTCCAAGTCATGGAAATCCAGGCTTCTTTCAGCTGTTTGCTCGGCAGACCTTGGATTCATGACGCTGGGGCTGTGACATCTACTCTCcatcagaaattgaagtttgtaagTTGTGGAAAGTTGATCACTGTGAGTGGCGAATCGGCCTTTTTAATCAGCAATTTGTCTGCTTTCTCTGTTATCGGTGGTAGTGGTTCAGACGGGCCATCATTCCAAGGATTCTCTGCCGAAGAAAGTGTCGGTAAGATTGAGACTTGTATGGCTTCGTTGAAGGATGCCCGGAGAGTAATTCAGGAAGGCAAAACCGAAGGCTGGGGTCAGCTAGTGGAGTTGCCAGAAAACAAGCGTAAGGAGGGAATTGGTTTCCTTAACAGTAAGCCTGGGATGTTCGACCCTACCAGAGGTTCTTTCCACAGTGCTGGTTTCATTCATGATTCGCCAGAGACCAATGCAATTTTAGATGATGCACCTGGAGGAGTGACACCGGTCTTTGTGACGCCTGGAGGAGCTTGCTGCAACTGGATTGCTGTTGACATTCCTTCTGTGACACCCCGCTCTAA ACTGAACATAAGTGAATCCGTTGAACACAGTGACCCCATGCTTCCTCCCAACTTTGAGGTCCCGGTTTACGAGGCTGTGGCAGAGGAGGATGAGGAGATCCCGAATGAGATCAAATGGATGTTGGAACAAGAAAGGAAGACAATTCAACCTCATAAGGAGGAGATAGAAATCATCAATCTGGGTACTGaggaagacaagaaagaaatcaagattggggcATTGTTGGATGTATCTGTCAAGAAAAGAGTAATTGAGCTTATCAGAGAATATGTTGATATATTCGCATGGTCATACAAAGACATGCCGGGTCTAGACCCTGATGTCGTTGAACACAGACTACCTTTGAAGCCTGAGTGTCCTCCG attgatgcaggTTTCCTAGTCACATCAGAGTATCCTCAATGGTTGGCCAACAtagtgcctgttccaaagaaagatggcaaagtcagaatgtgtgttgattatCGGGACTTGAACAAGGCTAGTCCGAAGGATAATTTTCCTTTGCCTCACATTGATGTATTGGTTGATAACACTGCTAAGTGTAAGgttttctccttcatggacggtttctccggctaCAATCAGATCAGGATGGCTCCtgaggatagagaaaagacgtctttcatcACGCCCTGGGGTGCTTTCTGCTATGTGGTGATGccatttggtttgataaatgctggtgccactTACCAGAGGG GCTTTATCGTCAGTCAAAAGGGTATTGAAGTTGATCCCGACAAGGTCAGAGCCATCAGAGAAATGCCTGTTCcaaagacagagaagcaagtcagaggttttctTGGTAGACTCAATTATATCTCCAGATTTATCTCTCACATGACCGCCACATGTGGACCAATTTTCAAGTTACTCCGCAAGGATCAAGGGGTGGAGTGGAATGATGATTGTCAGAAGGCTTTTGATCAAATCAAAGAATATCTGTTAGAACCTCCAATTCTTGTTCCTCCAGTTGACGGaagacctttgatcatgtatttaacagTACTGGAAGATTCCATGGGCTGTGTTttgggtcaacaagatgaaaccggaaagaaagagcacgcTATCTACTATTTGAGTAAGAA gaTGGATCCtatcaagtacatatttgagaagccAGCTTTAACTGGAAGGATTGCTCGCTGGCAGATgttattgtccgagtatgatatcGAGTATCGCACTCAGaaagcaatcaaaggtagcatcttGGCAGAACATTTGGCTCATCAACCAATCGAAgactatcaaccaatcaaattcgACTTCCCAGATGAAGAGGTTATGTATCTAAAAGCAAAAGATTGTGACGAACCAGTGTTCGGTGAAGGTCCTGATCCGGAATCCGAAtggggtttgatatttgatggagCTGTTAATGTCTATGGAAGTGGAATTGGTGCGGTACTCATTACCCCTAAGGgtactcacatcccttttactgcAAGGTTACGTTTTGATTGCACAAACAACATCGCAGAGTACGAAGCTTGCATCATGGGTATCGAGGAAGCCATCGATTTGAGGATCAAGAAAATTGTcatctatggagattcagctctcgtgattaaccagatcaaaggagAATGGGAAACTCGCCATCCTGGTTTGATTCCCTACAGAGATTATGCGAGACGATTGctgactttcttcaacaaagtagAGTTACACCATGTGCCCCGtgatgagaatcaaatggcGGATGCTTTAGCTACTCTATCCTCAATGATCAATGTGAATGGTCACAATACTGTGCCAGTAATCAATGTCCAATTTCTCGACCGACCTGCTTATGTGTTTGTAGCTGAAGCAATTGATGATGACAAGCCATGGTATCATGATATCCAAGTTTTCCTTCAAACTCAAAAGTACCCACCTGGGGCACCCAACAAGGACAAGAAAACATTGAGAAAATTGTCAAGCCGTTTCTTCCTTAACGAAGACGTTTTGTATAAAAGGAACTTTGATGGGGTCCTACTTAGATGTGTGGATAAGCATGAAGCAGAAAAATTGATGTGCGAGATTCATGAAGGCTCTTTCGGAACTCACTCATGTGGGCACGCCATGGCGAAGAAGATATTGAGAGCTGGGTACTACTGGATAACAATGCACGCTGATTGCTACAATCATGCCAAgagatgccacaaatgtcaaatctatgctgacaaGATTCATATACCACCATCTATGCTCAATGTCATCTCTTCCCCGTGGCccttctctatgtggggcattgacatgattggtCGGATTGAACCAAAGGCTTCCAATGGGCATCGCTTCATATTAGTGGCTATCGATtatttcaccaa AATCATCACAGACAATGGCACAAATCTGAATAACAACATGATGAAAGAGTTGTGCGATGACTTCAAGATTCAACATCACAATTCTTCTCCTTACAGACCACAGATGAATGGGGCAGTTGAAGCTGCAAACAAGAGCATCAAGAAGATCATACAGAAGATGGTAGTTACTTATAAGGACTGGCATGAAATGTTACCCTACGCTTTGTATGGATACCGTACCTCAGTGCGAACCTcgacaggggcaacccctttctctttggTATATGGTATGGAGGCTGTACTACCGGTAGAGGTTGAGATTCCTTCTTTAAGAGTCTTGATGGAAGCTGATTTGTCTgaagctgaatggtgccagagcag TGctttcttttttggttggatCTTGTGCATATGCGCATACTGCAATTCAGTGCTCCATCGCGTTACAGCCCTTGGATCTGGATCATTCCTTGATCTGAGGGCTCCtgtgtatcttgatttttga
- the LOC112420085 gene encoding uncharacterized protein, protein MLAAEQENAQLREELVNLKGEMERMALMMETMMAEREQAAISNSTPVVVVTAAPEGPPQPSPTTTTIIGLTQPLMTDFSSGNMATMGNSGFRPLGPQGPFATPQYSMPSGYPWGMPIATNGGFGPGATETPFAQGQQTSAHFQMSQPIPQATMTQAGPTVHVGPQHEEQIYHSDSIMGDDKAIDWEERFGALEKKMSNMRGKEAVVQSIYDLCLVPDVNIPPKFKMPVFEKYQGDTCPQNHLTMYISKMIAYKNNVPLLIHCFQDSLTGPAHTWFMGLKGVTTFEQLAEAFMQQYKYNTYLAPSRKELQSLTQKDKESFKEYEQRFIQKAAQIRPPLDERELSELFYETLSPCYSEKMIVCASQKFTDLVETGMRIEEWARKGAAVSGSSSGGSSGVSSNGNKKFGNGYPKRNAQEVGMVAHGGPQPVYPNHPFVANITPQMTAPQNPNYQPPRPQGPSLYYPPLYQQPYNPQQLSQPPYYPQQPYYPQQPYQQRPYNPPQQQPRPQAPYNQQNQKQQFDPLPMTYGALLPSLLAQNLVQTIPPPRIPDPLPRWYRPDLHCIYHQGAPGHDVERCFALKKEVQKLINSKELTFTDPDAVAQNNPLPTHGPAVNMIQDDREEARILSVGDIKTPLVPIHVKLCKATLFNHNHGACDICLMDPRGCIQVQNDMQGLLNRRELVVTREPESKDVCVVTPVFRARRPLVINPNSTKPVGTPLVICVPRPTPTTAQKAVPYKYEGTILEPGSETTSPVAVDNIAENSRILRSGRIFPTVGPKSVSVPVDEPVKERNAGKGKAGEQAKEFDFEDADEVLKLIKKSEYRVVDQLLQTPAKISIMALLSSSGAHRDALRKVLDQAFVDYDVTLGQFESIVGNVTACNSLTFSDEDLPAEGNKHNQALFISVLCRTD, encoded by the coding sequence ATGTTAGCGGCAGAACAGGAAAACGCTCAGCTCAGAGAGGAACTGGTTAACCTCAAGGGGGAGATGGAAAGAATGGCACTTATGATGGAAACTATGATGGCTGAGAGAGAGCAAGCAGCAATCTCCAATTCAACTCCTGTTGTGGTCGTCACAGCTGCACCTGAGGGTCCCCCGCAACCATCTCCGACTACTACTACAATTATCGGCCTCACCCAGCCTCTGATGACTGATTTTTCTTCTGGTAATATGGCAACTATGGGCAACTCAGGCTTCCGTCCTCTTGGCCCCCAGGGTCCCTTTGCTACTCCTCAGTATTCCATGCCTTCAGGCTACCCTTGGGGCATGCCGATTGCAACCAACGGGGGTTTTGGTCCAGGCGCTACTGAAACGCCTTTCGCACAGGGTCAACAGACTTCGGCACATTTCCAGATGAGTCAACCGATTCCTCAAGCTACCATGACTCAAGCAGGTCCTACTGTGCATGTTGGGCCACAACATGAAGAACAGATTTATCACTCCGACAGTATAATGGGGGATGACAAAGCAATCGATTGGGAAGAAAGGTTCGGTGCTCTAGAGAAGAAGATGAGTAATATGCGGGGAAAGGAAGCAGTCGTCCAAAGCATATATGACCTTTGCTTGGTACCAGATGTAAACATACCTCCAAAGTTCAAGATGCCTGTATTTGAGAAGTATCAAGGGGACACATGTCCACAAAATCATCTAACTATGTATATTAGCAAGATGATAGCTTACAAGAATAATGTTCCCTTACTCATTCACTGCTTCCAGGATAGTTTGACTGGTCCGGCACATACCTGGTTCATGGGATTGAAAGGAGTCACTACTTTTGAACAGTTGGCTGAGGCCTTCATGCAACAGTACAAATATAATACCTATCTGGCGCCAAGTCGCAAGGAGTTGCAGTCCTTAACCCAGAAAGATAAAGAATCGTTCAAAGAATACGAACAACGCTTCATTCAAAAAGCTGCTCAGATTCGTCCTCCCTTGGATGAGAGGGaactttcagaattgttctatGAAACCCTGAGCCCTTGTTATTCAGAAAAGATGATTGTCTGTGCATCACAGAAGTTCACTGACTTGGTGGAAACAGGAATGCGTATCGAGGAGTGGGCTCGTAAGGGAGCAGCTGTTTCGGGAAGTTCTTCAGGTGGTTCTTCAGGGGTTTCGTCCAATGGTAATAAGAAATTTGGGAATGGTTACCCAAAGAGGAATGCTCAAGAGGTTGGCATGGTGGCTCATGGAGGACCTCAGCCCGTGTACCCTAATCACCCCTTTGTTGCCAACATCACCCCACAAATGACCGCACCCCAGAACCCAAACTATCAACCACCAAGACCTCAAGGGCCTTCATTATACTATCCCCCACTATATCAACAACCATATAAcccacaacaactctctcaaccACCCTACTATCCTCAACAACCCTACTATCCtcaacaaccataccaacaaagGCCATATAACCCCCCACAACAACAACCCCGTCCTCAAGCTCCCTACAACCagcaaaatcaaaaacaacaatttgacCCCTTGCCAATGACCTATGGAGCATTGCTCCCTTCTTTACTTGCACAGAATCTGGTCCAAACAATACCACCTCCTCGCATTCCGGACCCTCTCCCACGCTGGTACCGTCCGGACCTTCATTGTATTtaccatcaaggggcaccaggccACGATGTGGAGCGTTGTTTTGCTCTTAAGAAAGAGGTTCAGAAACTGATAAATAGTAAAGAGTTAACCTTCACCGATCCTGATGCTGTAGCTCAGAACAATCCTCTGCCTACTCATGGGCCTGCTGTTAATATGATTCAAGACGATCGGGAAGAGGCTCGCATTCTCTCTGTAGGTGATATCAAGACTCCTCTGGTACCGATACATGTGAAACTGTGTAAAGCAACTCTCTTCAACCACAATCATGGAGCTTGTGACATATGTTTGATGGATCCTCGTGGATGTATACAAGTCCAGAATGATATGCAGGGTCTCCTAAATAGAAGGGAACTTGTGGTTACAAGGGAACCCGAGAGCAAGGACGTCTGTGTTGTCACTCCGGTATTCAGAGCCAGGAGGCCGCTGGTGATAAACCCTAACAGTACAAAGCCCGTTGGTACTCCCTTGGTAATCTGTGTGCCTAGGCCCACGCCTACTACTGCTCAGAAAGCTGTACCCTATAAGTATGAAGGCACGATTCTTGAGCCCGGAAGTGAGACAACTTCACCTGTTGCTGTGGATAATATCGCAGAGAATAGCCGGATTTTGAGGAGTGGCCGCATCTTTCCTACGGTGGGTCCGAAGAGTGTTAGTGTTCCGGTCGATGAGCCAGTAAAAGAGCGAAACGCCGGTAAAGGTAAAGCTGGGGAGCAGGCCAAAGAGTTTGACTTTGAGGATGCCGATGAAGTCTTGAAGCTGATCAAGAAGAGTGAATACAGGGTGGTGGACCAGCTGTTACAAACTCCTGCGAAGATTTCCATCATGGCCCTGTTATCAAGTTCTGGTGCTCATCGGGATGCCCTGAGGAAAGTTTTAGACCAGGCatttgtggattatgatgtaacTCTGGGTCAATTCGAAAGCATTGTGGGGAATGTGACCGCGTGTAACAGTCTGactttcagtgatgaagatctCCCGGCGGAGGGGAATAAGCATAATCAAGCATTATTCATCTCTGTACTTTGCAGAACGGACTAG
- the LOC112420086 gene encoding uncharacterized protein, producing MQDLQVDDLIDGVVPNIISDDLNHLLTMLPSPQEIFQAVCSLKKDSAPDVLEFFTKDWLLPNFNSNTIVLIPKVPHALSVTQYRPIAFANFKFKIISKILADRLAPIMKNIISTQQRGFIQGRNIRDCVCVAS from the coding sequence ATGCAGGATTTGCAGGTTGATGATTTAATTGATGGAGTTGTTCCTAATATAATATCTGATGACCTGAATCATTTGCTTACTATGCTTCCTAGTCCTCAAGAAATCTTTCAAGCTGTCTGCTCCTTGAAAAAAGATAGTGCCCCTGAtgtattagaattttttactaAAGATTGGTTGCTTCCTAATTTCAACTCTAACACCATTGTTCTTATTCCTAAAGTCCCTCATGCATTGTCAGTTACCCAATACAGGCCAATAGCTTTTGCTAATTTCAAATTCAAGATTATTTCCAAAATCCTAGCAGACAGGTTGGCACCCATCATGAAGAATATCATATCTACTCAGCAGAGAGGTTTTATTCAAGGAAGAAACATCAGAGATTGTGTTTGCGTTGCTTCATAA